The following proteins come from a genomic window of Streptomyces liliiviolaceus:
- a CDS encoding GNAT family N-acetyltransferase gives MTTDLRALTPADWDAWYGKLELAFGGVAESAEERALWNDLTEYDRSLGVWDGDECVGTAGAFSFRLTVPGGASVPTAGVTMVSVASTHRRRGVLTSMMRRQLDDVRSWGEPLAALTASEPAIYGRFGYGIATQQLRAEIDTDRVRLSVPDGTDDVRLRLVKPDAEGVPEACEAVYAQQVAVRPGMLARRPGWERLMLLDPESDRKGSSPLQCVLARRGDEVVGYARYFNKPDWDAAGPKGTIELRDLEALDPAAYAALWQHLFGIDLTSKVKLWNRPLDDAWQHLVSDSRRCDLAPRDSLHVRLVEVGAALEARTYQAPVDVVFEVEDAFCSWNEGRWRLSGDAKGASCARTTDPADLALSVRDLGAAYLGGVSLASLAAAGRVRESRRGALAEASLGFASVVAPWLPHGF, from the coding sequence ATGACGACAGACTTGCGCGCGCTGACGCCGGCCGACTGGGACGCGTGGTACGGGAAACTGGAGCTCGCGTTCGGCGGGGTCGCGGAATCGGCCGAGGAGCGCGCCCTGTGGAACGACCTCACGGAGTACGACCGCTCCCTCGGGGTCTGGGACGGCGACGAGTGCGTGGGCACGGCCGGCGCCTTCTCCTTCCGGCTCACGGTGCCGGGCGGCGCGTCCGTACCGACCGCCGGCGTCACGATGGTGAGCGTCGCCTCGACGCACCGCAGGCGCGGGGTGCTCACCTCGATGATGCGGCGCCAGCTGGACGACGTACGGTCCTGGGGTGAGCCCCTCGCCGCCCTGACGGCGTCGGAACCGGCCATCTACGGCCGCTTCGGCTACGGCATCGCGACCCAGCAGCTGCGCGCCGAGATCGACACGGACCGGGTGCGGCTGTCGGTGCCGGACGGCACGGACGACGTACGGCTGCGGCTTGTGAAGCCGGACGCGGAAGGTGTGCCCGAGGCCTGCGAGGCGGTGTACGCGCAGCAGGTGGCCGTGCGGCCCGGGATGCTGGCGCGGCGGCCCGGCTGGGAGCGGCTGATGCTGCTCGACCCGGAGAGCGACCGCAAGGGCTCCTCGCCCCTGCAGTGCGTGCTCGCGCGGCGGGGCGACGAAGTCGTGGGCTACGCGCGCTACTTCAACAAGCCGGACTGGGACGCGGCCGGGCCGAAGGGCACGATCGAGCTGCGCGACCTGGAGGCGCTGGACCCGGCCGCGTACGCGGCGCTGTGGCAGCACCTCTTCGGTATCGACCTGACGTCGAAGGTGAAGCTGTGGAACAGGCCCCTCGACGACGCCTGGCAGCATCTCGTCTCCGACAGCCGCCGGTGCGACCTGGCGCCGCGCGACTCGCTGCATGTGCGGCTCGTCGAGGTCGGCGCGGCGCTGGAGGCGCGGACGTACCAGGCGCCGGTGGACGTGGTGTTCGAGGTCGAGGACGCCTTCTGCTCCTGGAACGAGGGGCGTTGGCGGCTCTCCGGCGACGCGAAGGGCGCGTCCTGCGCCCGGACCACCGACCCGGCCGATCTCGCCCTGTCCGTAAGGGACTTGGGGGCGGCCTATCTCGGCGGGGTGTCCCTCGCCTCGCTGGCCGCGGCGGGACGCGTGCGGGAGTCGCGCCGGGGCGCCCTCGCGGAGGCCTCGCTCGGCTTCGCCTCCGTCGTGGCGCCCTGGCTGCCGCACGGCTTCTGA
- a CDS encoding PP2C family protein-serine/threonine phosphatase has product MAAGRERRAEADTFTARLKKQVHRVRTGLRRSAVDYFRGDGSDWVALAGLLLTIPVIACVTLMNSVWCSPAMLVLPIVAGGLLLRPSSLLSLYAAAATALIVESVKLGPYTEGPSRVTPGIVLVVAACGFFGLLIAQFRSRVGVPWRRGGTMLFDLRERIRVQSKLPKLPMGWHREMALRPAGGQSFSGDFVVAARTNGGRTLEVVLTDVSGKGMDAGSRALLLSGAFGGLLGSLPPHAFLPAANGYLLRQDWDEGFATSIHLVLDLDSGDYELFSAGHPPGLQLSAGNGRWEEKVAEGPLLGVYGGAQFDSVKGSLRPGDVLMLFTDGLVETSERDIVEGIDRLTGEADRYVAGGFHGAAWHLIEAVAKDVNDDRALLLICREGATTGPATL; this is encoded by the coding sequence ATGGCAGCAGGACGAGAGCGGCGCGCAGAAGCCGATACGTTCACGGCCCGGTTGAAGAAGCAGGTACACCGGGTCCGCACCGGCCTGCGCAGATCCGCTGTCGACTACTTCCGCGGCGACGGTTCGGACTGGGTCGCGCTCGCCGGGCTCCTGCTGACCATTCCCGTGATCGCCTGCGTCACACTCATGAACTCCGTCTGGTGCTCGCCCGCGATGCTCGTCCTGCCGATCGTCGCGGGCGGTCTGCTGCTGCGCCCCTCCAGCCTCCTCAGTCTCTACGCCGCCGCCGCCACCGCGCTGATCGTGGAGTCCGTGAAACTCGGCCCGTACACCGAGGGCCCGTCCCGGGTCACCCCGGGCATCGTGCTGGTGGTCGCCGCGTGCGGCTTCTTCGGCCTGCTGATCGCCCAGTTCCGCAGCCGGGTCGGGGTGCCGTGGCGGCGTGGCGGCACGATGCTGTTCGACCTGCGCGAGCGGATCCGGGTGCAGAGCAAGCTGCCGAAGCTGCCGATGGGCTGGCACCGTGAGATGGCGCTGCGGCCGGCCGGCGGCCAGTCGTTCTCCGGCGACTTCGTCGTCGCGGCCCGCACGAACGGCGGGCGCACCCTGGAGGTCGTCCTCACCGACGTCTCCGGCAAGGGCATGGACGCGGGGTCGCGTGCGCTGCTCCTGTCCGGCGCGTTCGGGGGTCTGCTGGGCTCCCTGCCGCCGCACGCCTTCCTGCCCGCGGCGAACGGCTATCTGCTCCGCCAGGACTGGGACGAGGGCTTCGCCACCTCCATCCACCTGGTCCTCGACCTGGACTCGGGCGACTACGAACTCTTCTCCGCCGGACATCCGCCGGGCCTGCAGCTCAGCGCGGGCAACGGGCGCTGGGAGGAGAAGGTCGCCGAGGGACCGCTGCTCGGGGTGTACGGCGGGGCGCAGTTCGACTCCGTCAAGGGCTCTCTGCGCCCCGGTGACGTCCTCATGCTGTTCACGGACGGCCTGGTGGAGACGTCCGAACGGGACATCGTCGAGGGCATCGACCGCCTGACCGGGGAAGCCGACCGGTATGTGGCGGGCGGCTTCCACGGGGCGGCCTGGCATCTGATCGAAGCGGTCGCGAAGGACGTGAACGACGACCGGGCGCTGCTGCTGATCTGCCGCGAGGGGGCGACGACGGGGCCGGCGACGCTTTGA
- a CDS encoding cation:proton antiporter, translated as MGGAFLAAAVLARVGARIGLPTIPLFILAGILLGPHTPGFVLVSDPHEMEMLSALGLVLLLFYLGLEFHMDDLKAGGRRMALSGGTYLALNVGAGLGFGFALGWGTSEALVLAGVLGISSSAIVTKVLVDTGRLGNAETKPILGIIVVEDIFLALYLAALQPILSGADSLGSAVLDGGKAFAFLLLLALAARFGTRIVSRLFDTRDDELLVISFLGAAVFMAGVSEWFGVADAIGAFMVGLMLGSTTSGPRILKLVHPLRDAFGAMFFFAFGLSIDPGDLPTVLWPVLAAVALTLAMNVLAGLGAARIYGFGPGPAANISTTLLARGEFALILATMAAVAGLDERLSPFIAGYVLVLAVLGPLAAGRSGWLARILPGGKAARAAEQAAEPRESAPVG; from the coding sequence ATGGGCGGTGCCTTTCTGGCCGCCGCCGTTCTCGCCCGCGTGGGTGCCCGGATCGGGCTCCCCACCATCCCCCTCTTCATCCTGGCCGGGATACTCCTCGGCCCCCACACACCCGGCTTCGTGCTCGTCTCCGACCCGCACGAGATGGAGATGCTGTCCGCGCTCGGCCTGGTACTGCTGCTCTTCTACCTCGGCCTCGAATTCCACATGGACGACCTCAAGGCGGGCGGGCGCCGGATGGCGCTCTCCGGAGGGACCTACCTCGCCCTGAACGTCGGCGCGGGCCTGGGCTTCGGCTTCGCCCTCGGCTGGGGTACGTCCGAGGCGCTGGTCCTCGCCGGTGTGCTCGGCATCTCCTCGTCGGCGATCGTCACGAAGGTGCTGGTCGACACGGGGCGGCTCGGCAACGCCGAGACCAAGCCGATCCTCGGGATCATCGTCGTCGAGGACATCTTCCTCGCCCTCTACCTGGCGGCCCTCCAGCCCATCCTGTCCGGCGCCGACTCGCTCGGCTCGGCCGTCCTGGACGGCGGCAAGGCCTTCGCCTTCCTGCTGCTGCTGGCGCTCGCCGCGCGCTTCGGTACGCGGATCGTGAGCCGCCTCTTCGACACCAGGGACGACGAACTGCTCGTCATCTCCTTCCTCGGTGCGGCCGTGTTCATGGCGGGGGTCTCGGAGTGGTTCGGGGTGGCGGACGCGATCGGGGCGTTCATGGTCGGTCTGATGCTCGGCAGCACGACCTCGGGGCCGCGGATCCTCAAGCTGGTGCATCCGCTGCGGGACGCCTTCGGCGCGATGTTCTTCTTCGCGTTCGGGCTGTCCATCGATCCGGGGGATCTGCCGACCGTGCTGTGGCCGGTGCTGGCGGCTGTCGCCCTGACGCTGGCCATGAACGTGCTGGCCGGGCTGGGGGCCGCGCGGATCTACGGGTTCGGGCCCGGGCCCGCCGCGAACATCTCGACCACGTTGCTCGCTCGGGGGGAGTTCGCGCTGATCCTTGCCACGATGGCTGCGGTGGCGGGGCTCGATGAGCGGTTGTCGCCGTTCATCGCGGGGTATGTGCTCGTGCTCGCCGTGCTGGGGCCGTTGGCTGCGGGGCGGTCGGGGTGGCTGGCCCGGATTCTGCCCGGGGGGAAGGCCGCGCGGGCGGCCGAACAGGCCGCCGAGCCGCGGGAGTCCGCGCCGGTGGGCTGA
- a CDS encoding HD domain-containing protein, whose product MTDNEPRPRLTLTEIEALARDAHAAQTDKAGRPYAEHLRAVAEGVRARGGDEDQIAAAWLHDSVEDDALSEGWLREAALSARTKAIVLAVTKRPGEPPQAYATRILATPGALLVKESDLAHNADPERLAALDDATRTRLTEKYRRMHELLGLQTPTRP is encoded by the coding sequence ATGACCGACAACGAGCCCCGCCCGCGGCTGACCCTCACCGAGATCGAGGCCCTGGCGCGCGACGCGCACGCCGCTCAGACGGACAAGGCGGGCCGCCCGTACGCCGAGCATCTGCGGGCGGTGGCCGAGGGCGTGCGGGCCCGCGGCGGCGACGAGGACCAGATCGCAGCCGCCTGGTTGCACGACTCGGTGGAGGACGACGCACTCTCCGAGGGCTGGCTGCGCGAGGCCGCGCTCTCCGCCCGTACGAAGGCCATCGTGCTGGCCGTCACCAAGCGGCCGGGCGAGCCCCCGCAGGCGTACGCCACCCGCATCCTGGCCACACCGGGCGCGCTCCTGGTGAAGGAATCGGACCTGGCCCACAACGCGGACCCGGAGAGACTGGCGGCGCTGGACGACGCGACCCGCACGCGCCTGACGGAGAAGTACCGGAGAATGCACGAACTCCTGGGCCTGCAAACGCCAACGCGCCCCTGA